From a region of the Emcibacteraceae bacterium genome:
- a CDS encoding TolC family protein — MDKKHWGLRLVILLLSLIMPLVIQAQEHNENDEIPFDGNPTYSQTFKENISSAVATHPRIAAAIAQRDEQRYVEDEARAGLYPHLEVGLTGRHRLADNFEDRFDNITQRSLRDTAANVTVTGRQLLYDGGSTSSKIASAKYAFSAAHEEYSMEASGVALAAIETHYTVLLQRMRKAYHQENVDRHREILDMVNERFKSGRGPNRDVTLMESRLAIAETEQSRVQMDLEEAISNYVEVYNFAPENLKRPALVLNIPTTENEALEIGFQNNPMLVMASSQSLSSKEYMNSIRAERLPSVSVELAATKYDLERGNPDYDVTGRVVINYSLYNGGASSARISRSLKSYERTRHSEDNINREVNRNIKVAYQSMESQARQVISLQKAMEASRINRDQTREQFEVTGGSLFNLLEAEKEHQNAKEQHLAGVIDYDIAQFRLLDAMGTLLPALNILINKVGDE; from the coding sequence ATGGATAAGAAACATTGGGGGCTACGTCTGGTTATTCTGTTATTGTCATTAATAATGCCATTGGTAATTCAGGCGCAGGAACATAATGAAAATGATGAAATACCCTTTGATGGTAACCCGACCTATTCACAGACATTTAAAGAAAATATTTCCAGTGCTGTCGCAACGCATCCAAGAATAGCGGCGGCGATCGCCCAGCGCGATGAACAAAGATATGTGGAGGATGAAGCGAGAGCCGGCCTCTACCCGCATTTGGAAGTGGGGCTTACAGGACGTCACAGACTTGCCGATAATTTTGAGGATCGCTTTGATAATATTACGCAGCGTAGCTTACGTGATACGGCGGCCAACGTTACCGTGACAGGGCGCCAGCTGCTTTATGACGGAGGTAGTACCTCAAGTAAAATTGCCAGTGCAAAATATGCTTTTTCTGCTGCCCATGAAGAATATAGCATGGAGGCCTCTGGAGTGGCACTGGCCGCAATAGAAACACATTATACTGTGTTGCTGCAGAGAATGAGGAAGGCTTATCATCAGGAGAATGTTGATAGGCACCGGGAAATTCTGGATATGGTCAACGAGCGCTTCAAAAGCGGACGAGGGCCAAACCGTGATGTAACACTGATGGAGTCGCGACTTGCCATTGCCGAGACTGAACAATCACGGGTTCAGATGGATCTGGAAGAGGCGATTAGTAATTATGTTGAGGTATATAATTTTGCACCGGAAAACCTGAAAAGACCGGCACTTGTGCTAAATATCCCGACTACGGAAAATGAGGCCTTGGAAATTGGATTTCAAAATAATCCTATGCTGGTCATGGCCTCTTCACAGTCACTTTCTTCGAAAGAATATATGAATTCAATACGTGCTGAAAGACTGCCAAGTGTTTCGGTTGAGCTGGCAGCTACAAAGTATGATCTTGAACGGGGAAATCCGGATTATGATGTAACCGGACGCGTGGTGATCAATTACAGCCTTTATAATGGTGGTGCCAGCTCAGCGCGGATATCCCGTTCCCTTAAAAGCTATGAACGAACACGCCACTCCGAAGATAATATAAATCGGGAAGTGAACCGGAATATTAAAGTGGCTTATCAGAGTATGGAAAGTCAGGCGCGTCAGGTTATCAGCCTGCAAAAAGCCATGGAGGCCAGCCGGATTAATCGCGATCAGACCAGAGAGCAATTTGAAGTGACAGGTGGAAGTCTATTTAATCTTCTGGAGGCTGAGAAAGAGCATCAGAATGCAAAGGAACAGCATCTTGCTGGTGTTATAGATTATGATATTGCACAATTCAGGTTACTTGATGCAATGGGAACTTTGCTGCCCGCTCTAAATATACTTATTAATAAGGTTGGCGATGAGTGA
- a CDS encoding MFS transporter: MRVIETYFSGNDRPALFYYGWMVVLASFFCHMFIFGIPTMMLPLLYGPMEDQFSWTRSDVTILASAKFISGAVAAFFIGEFIQRFGTRLTTIITSLIVGLTMISFIFITKLWHLALVGTFLGIGSISLVITVKVIVSRWFHGRIGLALGFALLGTSAAGATLPFVLEPLLNSYDWRTAVAILSAGIWFFALPFFLLIARETPEALGLETEGIKNKNITKDENLPPEFLDFIGTVKGKTFIMMSIGVFLIGFVDQSMLQHTVEYIDKDAGLGRNLARWTFSLIMTISILGKVCFGWAFDKFAIKGVMLCYLTIGLGVILAFPVAGTTTLIAFAIARGISHGGTIVDVPYLCRQAFGPAILPRTVGTMTMILSAGFAAGPYVVGVMYERFGNYDKAFYLLILMSLLATLSLAFVRPSYRIWLQEKENSD, translated from the coding sequence GTGCGTGTCATAGAAACCTACTTCTCAGGAAATGACCGGCCAGCACTATTTTACTATGGCTGGATGGTGGTTCTTGCTTCATTCTTCTGCCATATGTTTATTTTTGGCATCCCGACCATGATGCTCCCTTTACTCTATGGACCTATGGAAGATCAGTTCAGTTGGACCCGTAGTGATGTAACCATTTTGGCCAGTGCAAAATTTATCTCTGGTGCCGTAGCCGCCTTTTTTATTGGTGAATTTATACAACGTTTTGGTACCCGGCTGACGACAATTATTACAAGTCTTATTGTTGGGCTGACCATGATATCCTTTATATTTATAACAAAACTATGGCATCTGGCATTGGTTGGCACATTTTTGGGAATAGGCTCAATAAGCCTGGTGATCACCGTAAAGGTAATCGTTTCCCGCTGGTTTCACGGGCGGATCGGACTGGCGCTTGGCTTTGCCCTGCTTGGGACTTCTGCCGCCGGCGCGACACTGCCTTTTGTGTTGGAACCTCTTCTTAATAGTTATGACTGGCGGACGGCAGTGGCCATATTAAGCGCCGGCATCTGGTTTTTTGCCCTGCCCTTTTTCCTGCTTATTGCCCGCGAAACACCCGAAGCACTCGGGCTTGAAACAGAAGGAATAAAAAATAAAAATATCACGAAGGACGAAAATTTACCGCCTGAATTCCTTGATTTCATTGGTACGGTAAAAGGAAAAACATTTATTATGATGAGCATTGGTGTTTTCCTGATCGGATTTGTTGATCAAAGTATGCTGCAGCATACTGTCGAATATATAGATAAGGACGCCGGGCTGGGCCGTAATCTGGCCCGCTGGACATTTAGCCTGATCATGACAATAAGCATTCTGGGTAAAGTGTGTTTTGGCTGGGCATTTGATAAATTCGCAATCAAAGGGGTTATGCTTTGCTATCTGACAATCGGTCTTGGGGTAATTCTTGCCTTTCCGGTTGCCGGAACAACAACCCTGATTGCCTTTGCCATTGCCCGCGGCATTTCCCATGGCGGAACAATTGTTGATGTACCCTATCTCTGTCGGCAGGCTTTTGGACCGGCAATATTGCCGCGGACTGTCGGCACCATGACCATGATTTTATCTGCGGGATTTGCAGCTGGTCCATATGTAGTTGGGGTCATGTATGAACGGTTCGGAAATTATGATAAAGCATTTTACTTGCTTATCCTGATGTCGTTGCTCGCCACACTTTCACTGGCATTTGTCCGTCCTTCTTACCGGATATGGCTTCAGGAAAAAGAAAACTCAGACTAA
- a CDS encoding fumarylacetoacetate hydrolase family protein: MGYVFEPPVVSSVAIHGSSDRFPVRRIFCVGRNYAAHAREMGRDPDREPPFYFMKPTDALVDNGVDVPYPPQTGNLHYEGELVVAIGKECVNVSTEKALDYVYGYAVGNDLTRRDLQLDAREKGRPWDTGKGFDNSAPCSEIHTVDQVGHIADARIWLSVNGDIKQDSNVNKLIWSVPEVIANLSGLFTLEPGDLIYTGTPEGVGSVVAGDVIRVGVEGLTELETKIV; encoded by the coding sequence ATGGGTTATGTCTTTGAACCACCCGTCGTTTCAAGTGTTGCAATTCATGGAAGCAGTGATCGTTTTCCTGTGCGGCGCATTTTTTGCGTAGGGCGAAACTATGCGGCCCATGCCCGCGAAATGGGGCGTGACCCAGACCGTGAGCCGCCATTTTATTTCATGAAGCCGACGGATGCGCTGGTGGATAATGGTGTTGATGTTCCCTATCCTCCGCAAACAGGCAATCTTCATTATGAAGGCGAGCTTGTTGTGGCGATCGGTAAGGAATGCGTGAATGTCTCAACAGAAAAGGCTCTTGATTATGTCTATGGTTATGCGGTGGGCAATGATCTGACCCGTCGTGATCTTCAACTTGATGCCCGTGAAAAGGGGCGCCCCTGGGATACGGGAAAAGGATTTGATAATTCGGCGCCGTGTTCGGAAATACATACGGTTGATCAGGTCGGTCATATTGCGGATGCCCGGATATGGCTTTCGGTCAATGGGGACATAAAACAGGACAGTAATGTCAATAAGCTGATCTGGTCAGTGCCGGAAGTGATTGCCAATCTGTCAGGGTTGTTTACACTGGAACCCGGTGATCTGATATATACCGGAACCCCGGAAGGGGTCGGCTCGGTTGTCGCCGGTGATGTCATCCGTGTCGGTGTAGAAGGCCTTACAGAATTGGAGACGAAAATTGTCTGA
- the maiA gene encoding maleylacetoacetate isomerase: protein MSDIILHGMWRSSASYRVRIALNLKGLDYQQKNYVLANKEHKTAEFLSKNPQGLIPALEVDGKVITQSLTIIEYLDHIKAENRLLPLDVDERARVQSIAYAIACEIHPLNNLRVLQYLKNDMGQDQDSINKWYRHWVAVEFTALENKLSSDPATGNYCHGDKPGFADCFLIPQIYNAQRFDCDLSGFPTLMRINKACLEMNAFKEAIPENQPDAP from the coding sequence TTGTCTGATATTATTTTACATGGTATGTGGCGCAGCTCTGCTTCCTACAGGGTGCGTATTGCCTTAAATTTAAAAGGGTTAGACTATCAGCAGAAAAATTATGTTCTGGCCAATAAAGAACATAAGACGGCAGAATTTTTATCAAAAAATCCGCAAGGATTAATTCCTGCACTTGAAGTTGATGGAAAAGTCATAACCCAGTCACTGACTATTATTGAATATCTGGATCATATAAAAGCGGAAAACAGACTATTGCCGCTTGATGTGGATGAAAGAGCACGGGTACAGTCAATCGCCTATGCCATTGCCTGTGAAATCCATCCGCTTAATAACCTTCGCGTGCTACAATATCTGAAAAATGATATGGGACAGGATCAGGACAGTATCAATAAGTGGTACAGACATTGGGTGGCCGTTGAATTTACCGCGCTGGAAAATAAATTATCATCCGATCCGGCAACCGGGAATTATTGCCATGGGGACAAGCCGGGCTTTGCCGATTGTTTCCTTATTCCGCAAATTTATAATGCACAAAGATTTGACTGTGATCTGTCGGGATTTCCGACACTTATGCGCATTAACAAGGCATGTCTGGAAATGAATGCGTTTAAGGAGGCAATACCGGAAAATCAGCCAGATGCCCCCTAA
- a CDS encoding amidohydrolase family protein, with product MLIDCHAHVSAPAKLWAYKATLLAHRGSHGRGKVVISDDEMIEALNTPHMGPYGHLPYLKENSIDKQCISPRPFQMMHSESPARIVDWLHEEVNNVIYRQTQLFPDIFVGVAGLSQVAGRPIEASLPELERCVNELGFKGCLLNPDPYENGGQEAPGLGDRYWYPLYEKLCELDVPAHIHSAGSRSERTPYSLHFINEETIAVQHLLKSSVYDDFPDLKIICSHGGGAIPYQIGRFDSASMRGKGLRFREKVRKLYFDTVLYSEAALELLIKEIGADRLLFGAECPGVGSTHNPDTGRTFDNIKPYIDGFDWLADEDRQAIYSGNAIKVFNLD from the coding sequence ATGTTAATTGATTGTCATGCTCATGTCAGTGCGCCGGCAAAATTATGGGCTTATAAGGCGACTTTACTTGCTCATAGAGGTTCTCATGGCCGTGGTAAAGTCGTTATATCAGATGATGAAATGATTGAAGCCCTTAATACCCCGCATATGGGACCTTATGGTCATCTTCCCTACTTAAAAGAAAACAGTATTGACAAGCAATGCATTTCCCCGCGCCCGTTTCAGATGATGCATTCGGAAAGCCCGGCCAGGATTGTGGACTGGCTTCATGAAGAAGTAAATAATGTCATCTATCGCCAAACCCAGCTTTTTCCCGATATTTTCGTCGGGGTAGCAGGATTGTCCCAGGTTGCGGGTAGGCCGATTGAAGCCTCCCTCCCTGAGCTTGAGCGCTGTGTGAATGAGCTTGGCTTTAAAGGGTGTCTGCTTAACCCTGACCCGTATGAAAATGGCGGGCAGGAAGCGCCGGGACTAGGGGACCGATATTGGTACCCATTATATGAAAAACTGTGCGAACTTGATGTGCCCGCGCATATCCATAGTGCCGGGTCCCGTTCGGAGAGGACCCCATATTCACTTCATTTCATTAATGAAGAAACGATTGCGGTTCAGCACCTTCTTAAATCCAGTGTTTATGATGATTTTCCGGATCTTAAAATAATCTGCTCCCACGGTGGCGGGGCTATCCCTTATCAGATCGGCCGTTTTGATTCAGCATCCATGCGCGGCAAGGGCCTTAGGTTCAGGGAAAAAGTGCGTAAATTATATTTCGATACAGTACTTTATTCTGAAGCCGCCCTTGAGCTGCTGATAAAGGAAATCGGCGCTGATCGGCTATTGTTCGGGGCGGAATGTCCCGGGGTGGGCTCAACCCATAATCCGGATACCGGAAGAACCTTTGATAATATAAAACCCTATATTGACGGGTTCGATTGGCTTGCAGACGAGGACCGCCAGGCAATATATTCAGGAAATGCAATAAAGGTATTTAACCTGGATTGA
- a CDS encoding 4-hydroxyphenylacetate 3-hydroxylase N-terminal domain-containing protein — MDIKTTLDKPAVERDVKMSSYKNIKGKGVKNGAEFLESLRDDRVVFYKGERVKDVTTHPIFSKMAHKIAESYDKQHEPEYQDKMSFIDEDGVRCSYSYAVPDTKEILAAKRTNTDVWVNDAMGMLGRLPDFVAGMTVGMYDIRHELAKLNPAFGQNAADYLKFARQNDLCLSHGLHDPCMDKSLRPSQDPDRCVRVVKERDDGIIVRGARFNTFGLYSNEIMICPTYGFKEDEKEFAIWFTVPCDAPGLSQIAREAHGGRNPLDHPASAVYDEVDSLIIFDDVFIPWERIFLYREPLKANQLFRSNVMTWASFAGGSLTILRLEILCAIAEMLAKTSGVLNRPEVIAKLGEMCTYMGAIKSSFELSMIKATKTAAGNYKPALAPERRSFTTMVSERFIELIEHIGTSSLIFLPTAEDWNNPEIKEYLDVYMRGKDSSPMDRHKLCKFAWDLSGDGYGARQQMYERLHSGDPNVMVANAWRNTDLSHARSLIADFLELEGDY; from the coding sequence ATGGATATAAAAACAACCCTGGACAAACCTGCAGTTGAGCGGGACGTAAAAATGTCCTCTTACAAAAACATTAAGGGAAAAGGCGTAAAGAATGGTGCCGAATTTCTTGAAAGCCTCCGCGATGATCGCGTTGTTTTTTATAAAGGTGAACGTGTAAAAGATGTCACAACCCACCCGATATTTTCAAAAATGGCCCATAAAATTGCTGAAAGTTATGACAAACAGCATGAACCCGAATATCAGGATAAAATGAGCTTTATTGATGAAGATGGTGTTCGCTGCTCATATTCCTATGCTGTTCCGGATACAAAAGAAATTCTGGCCGCAAAAAGAACCAACACTGACGTTTGGGTCAATGATGCTATGGGAATGCTTGGCCGACTGCCCGATTTTGTAGCCGGAATGACAGTGGGGATGTATGACATCCGTCATGAACTGGCAAAACTCAATCCGGCATTTGGCCAGAATGCCGCTGATTACTTAAAATTTGCCCGTCAGAATGATTTGTGTCTTTCCCATGGACTACATGACCCCTGCATGGATAAATCATTGCGTCCGAGCCAGGACCCTGACCGCTGTGTGCGCGTTGTTAAGGAACGTGATGATGGCATTATCGTTCGCGGCGCACGTTTTAATACATTCGGCCTTTATTCCAACGAAATCATGATATGCCCGACTTATGGCTTTAAAGAAGACGAAAAAGAATTTGCCATCTGGTTTACTGTTCCCTGCGATGCGCCGGGATTAAGCCAAATTGCCCGTGAAGCCCATGGTGGCCGTAACCCGCTTGACCATCCTGCATCTGCCGTTTATGACGAAGTGGACAGCCTGATTATTTTTGATGATGTCTTTATCCCTTGGGAACGGATTTTCCTATATCGCGAACCACTAAAAGCCAACCAGCTTTTCAGGTCGAACGTCATGACCTGGGCCAGTTTTGCCGGTGGGTCCCTGACCATTCTCCGCCTGGAAATTCTTTGTGCCATTGCTGAAATGCTCGCCAAAACGTCTGGCGTTCTCAATCGCCCGGAAGTGATCGCCAAGCTCGGTGAAATGTGCACTTATATGGGGGCGATTAAATCAAGTTTTGAGCTATCCATGATTAAAGCAACCAAAACAGCGGCCGGGAATTATAAACCGGCGCTGGCACCGGAAAGGCGGTCTTTTACAACAATGGTTTCAGAGCGTTTCATCGAGCTGATTGAACATATTGGCACCAGTTCACTTATTTTCCTGCCGACAGCCGAGGACTGGAACAATCCGGAAATTAAAGAATATCTGGATGTCTATATGCGTGGTAAGGACAGTTCACCAATGGATCGTCATAAGCTTTGCAAATTTGCCTGGGATTTGAGCGGTGATGGATATGGTGCCCGGCAGCAAATGTATGAGCGCCTTCATTCGGGCGACCCGAATGTGATGGTTGCCAATGCCTGGCGCAATACGGACTTAAGCCACGCCCGCAGCCTGATTGCTGATTTCCTTGAGCTTGAAGGGGACTATTAA
- the gtdA gene encoding gentisate 1,2-dioxygenase — protein sequence MAETPKSEKLSSFSEKVTKDNIRPLWDVLSTLVTPEPKSRCEAALWKYSSIRPVLMEAGGLLTAKEAERRVLILENPGIPGESKITTSLYAGIQLVLPGEIAPAHKHSQSAFRFVLEGGNGAYTAVNGEKAYMEVGDLILTPSGTWHDHGNESDDPVIWLDGLDIPIVQFFDTSFMEHHTEDEHPHVKSDGDSLARYGSGMLPMDYEAEMPTSPVIKYPYSRTKQILNKMKETKDWDPCHGLKLMYVNPSDGKSAMPTLGAYMQLLPEGFITSSYRSTDATIYSVVEGTGKTKIGDKTLEWGPKDTFVVPSWHHHQHIADSECVLFSFSDRPVQKALGLWREDRGNR from the coding sequence ATGGCAGAAACACCAAAATCCGAAAAATTATCAAGCTTTAGTGAAAAAGTTACCAAGGATAATATCAGGCCGCTTTGGGATGTGCTGTCAACTCTTGTAACGCCGGAACCCAAAAGCCGCTGTGAAGCCGCTTTATGGAAATATAGTTCTATACGCCCGGTGCTGATGGAAGCGGGCGGACTGCTCACAGCGAAAGAAGCAGAACGACGTGTTCTTATTTTGGAAAATCCAGGCATTCCAGGTGAGAGCAAAATAACAACGTCCCTTTATGCCGGCATTCAGCTGGTTCTGCCCGGGGAAATTGCGCCGGCGCATAAGCATTCGCAATCGGCCTTTCGTTTTGTGCTTGAAGGCGGTAATGGGGCTTATACGGCGGTTAATGGTGAAAAAGCCTATATGGAAGTCGGTGATCTTATTTTAACCCCAAGCGGCACCTGGCATGATCATGGTAATGAGAGCGATGATCCTGTGATCTGGCTGGATGGGCTTGATATTCCGATTGTACAGTTTTTTGATACATCCTTTATGGAACATCATACCGAGGATGAGCATCCGCATGTTAAGTCAGACGGTGATTCACTGGCCCGTTATGGCAGCGGCATGCTGCCAATGGATTATGAAGCCGAGATGCCGACATCGCCGGTTATCAAATATCCCTATTCAAGAACGAAACAGATATTGAATAAAATGAAGGAAACAAAGGATTGGGACCCCTGCCACGGTCTTAAACTGATGTATGTTAATCCTTCTGATGGAAAATCGGCCATGCCGACGCTAGGCGCTTATATGCAGCTTTTACCGGAAGGCTTTATTACGTCCTCTTACCGTTCAACCGATGCGACCATTTATTCAGTTGTGGAAGGAACCGGCAAAACCAAAATAGGTGACAAAACATTGGAATGGGGGCCAAAGGATACTTTTGTTGTGCCCAGTTGGCATCACCATCAGCATATCGCGGATAGTGAATGTGTGTTATTCAGTTTTTCGGACCGTCCGGTTCAGAAAGCATTGGGTCTTTGGCGCGAAGATCGTGGAAACAGATAA
- a CDS encoding type I secretion system permease/ATPase, which produces MSENKKTGTELLNKNHWFWGAFHQNWWTYGQIILAAIMINFFSLGSSIFIMTVYDRVIPNNAVESLVALCIGMIILISFDFLLKFLRAYFIDSAGQKVDLKVAKGIFDRIMKLKLASQKGSTGRLVNIVREFESLRDFCTSASLATLVDIPFILLFLTVIIIIGGPVAIVPALAIPIVLFIGIFIQPFLSRFSSEGMQQGHSKQGTLVEMVSGLETLKSLGSDKLFHDRWEKAVDQHSSISLKSRMFSQIAINSAATAQQVAQIGIVAVGFARIMDGEMSMGALIACVIISGRCLAPLGQLANLLTRYNHAKTAYHALDNLMAEPSEDAEGRDFIRRNNIKGKLEFQNVSFKYPGATGKVLENVSFKVEAGEKVAILGTIGSGKSTILRIAAGLYEPDDGAVLLDDTDIRQIIPEDLRKNMAMVLQDVFLFSGSIKENITMGDPQISDDDILHAAEISGVQDFLGGLPNGYDLQLRDRGDGLSGGQKQSLAICRALVRKSPILMMDEPTSSMDTGSEQKLIYRLKEELKEKTLLVVTHRPTMLELVDRIIVIEKGKVVANGPKDDVIRMLTPKGSDPNLAKRGKA; this is translated from the coding sequence ATGAGTGAAAATAAAAAAACAGGCACAGAATTGCTAAATAAAAACCATTGGTTTTGGGGAGCATTTCATCAGAACTGGTGGACATACGGGCAGATTATTCTTGCGGCGATTATGATTAACTTCTTTTCGCTCGGCAGTTCAATTTTTATTATGACTGTCTATGACCGTGTCATTCCCAATAATGCGGTGGAGAGTCTGGTCGCACTTTGCATTGGTATGATTATTCTGATCAGTTTTGATTTCCTGCTTAAATTTCTTCGGGCCTATTTTATTGATTCAGCCGGGCAAAAAGTTGATCTGAAAGTGGCAAAAGGTATTTTTGACAGGATTATGAAATTAAAACTGGCTTCACAAAAAGGATCAACCGGGCGGTTGGTCAATATTGTCCGCGAATTTGAAAGCCTGCGTGATTTCTGTACCTCGGCCTCATTGGCAACTTTGGTTGATATACCTTTTATTCTGTTATTCCTGACAGTAATTATCATCATCGGTGGTCCTGTCGCTATCGTTCCGGCGCTGGCCATTCCGATTGTGTTGTTTATCGGCATTTTCATTCAGCCGTTTCTGTCGCGGTTTTCCAGTGAAGGTATGCAACAGGGGCACAGCAAACAGGGCACTTTGGTTGAGATGGTTTCCGGACTTGAAACATTAAAAAGTCTCGGGTCCGACAAGTTATTTCATGATCGCTGGGAAAAGGCCGTTGACCAGCATTCAAGTATCAGTCTTAAATCCCGAATGTTCAGCCAGATCGCTATCAACAGCGCCGCAACAGCGCAGCAGGTTGCACAAATTGGAATAGTCGCTGTTGGTTTTGCCAGGATTATGGATGGTGAAATGTCGATGGGGGCGCTGATTGCCTGTGTCATTATTTCAGGGAGATGTCTTGCCCCGCTCGGTCAGCTTGCCAATCTGCTGACACGCTATAACCATGCCAAGACGGCTTATCATGCACTTGATAATCTGATGGCGGAACCCAGTGAGGATGCTGAAGGGCGCGATTTTATCCGCCGGAACAATATCAAAGGTAAACTTGAATTTCAGAATGTAAGCTTTAAATATCCCGGAGCCACAGGAAAGGTTCTGGAAAATGTTTCCTTCAAAGTGGAAGCGGGTGAGAAAGTTGCAATATTAGGGACAATAGGGTCCGGAAAAAGCACGATCCTTAGAATTGCTGCGGGGCTATATGAACCTGACGATGGGGCCGTACTCCTGGATGATACGGATATTCGGCAGATCATTCCTGAAGATCTCCGTAAAAATATGGCAATGGTCTTACAGGATGTTTTTCTTTTTTCAGGCAGCATCAAGGAAAATATCACAATGGGCGACCCGCAGATCAGCGATGACGATATATTGCATGCGGCAGAAATTAGCGGTGTACAGGACTTTCTGGGTGGACTGCCCAATGGGTATGATCTGCAGCTGCGTGACCGTGGCGATGGTCTTTCAGGCGGGCAGAAGCAGTCATTGGCCATATGTCGGGCCCTGGTCAGAAAATCACCTATTCTGATGATGGATGAACCGACAAGCTCCATGGACACGGGCTCTGAACAAAAGCTTATTTACCGGCTAAAGGAAGAACTTAAGGAAAAAACCCTGCTGGTGGTCACGCACAGACCAACCATGCTGGAGCTTGTTGACCGCATCATCGTTATTGAAAAGGGTAAAGTTGTCGCCAATGGCCCCAAGGATGATGTGATCAGAATGCTAACACCCAAAGGGAGCGATCCCAATCTGGCAAAACGGGGGAAAGCATGA